In Leptolyngbya sp. NIES-2104, the genomic window TCCGAAGTCATCATCGCCGTACTCGCGGGATCGATCGCTAATCTTACCGTTACATCTCCAACCGATCGATTGCGACGAATGCGGTATTGTACGGTCTCGTTCGGGCTATTTTCTTCGATCGTTTCTTTGCTCAGTGAAATGCTTACGGTTGATGCTAAGTTCAACCCGAAGACATCCGATGCACCATTAAGATCCCGAATCGTTAAATCTGGTGCAAGACTGTTAAAGGCAATATAGCTACCATTGCCGCTGATTACAGGATTAAACGACGCTCCACGACCGCTATTCGTTTCATCTGGATTCTGACTCACTAGCGTCGTGACTCCAGCGAGCATATCGCGAACGAAAACATCGAGTGCATCATTCGTGTCACCCGCAGCGAGATCATTCGAGAAACTGTTAAAGACAACAAATCGACCATCACGAGTGATGCTTGGAGCCGATGATCCTTTACCGGAACCCCCACCAGTTCCACCATCTGATCCGGGTGTACCTGAACCGCTTGCCGTTCCCGATCGATTGACGCTCACCAGTTGGGTTGTCCCTGCTGCTAAGTTTCGCCGGAAAATATCGTTTGCACCATTAGCATCTCCGGTCACGAGATCATCGAAATCACTGGTAAAGACTACAAACTCTCCATTGCCACTAATGACCGGACTAAATGCCCTCGCGTTAAAGCCTGCATTCGGTCCCGTTTGCGGCACAGTGCTATATCCGCCTGATTGATTCACACTCACATGAATCGTTGTATTCGTATCTAAATCCCGAACGAAGACATCTTCGTCGCCATCTGCGTCCGCTGCATTATCAATCAGATTCGATGCGGTGCTAGTAAAGGCAATCTTCCGACCGTTTGAGCTAATGCTAAGTTCAGAAGAATCGCCATCTGAAAGTGTGCCATTCGTCGATCGACTTACCAACGTCAAAGCGCTCGTGTTTCGATCCCACACAAACACATCCCGCCGCCCATTCGTATCGCCCGCCACTAGATTCGATGCCGCACTGATAAAGGCAACATAGCGACCATCTTGGCTAATGACGGGCTGTTCAGAAACACCATCACCTCGACTGATTTGCACGATCGAGTTATTGGCACTGTTCCAAACGAATACATCCTGTAGCCCGTTCGTATCGCCTGCCACCAGATTCGATGCGGTACTCGTGAAAGCGACCACCAATCCATCTGCGCTAATCACCGGATTCAACGAGGGAGCATTCGCGCCCTGACTCACCAATCGAATTTCTCCAGTTTGGCGATTGACCCAGAAAAGATCGACCTGATTATTGGTATCGCCTGCCACCAGATTCGATGCGGCACTGGTGAAGACAATGTAGTTACCGTTCGCGCTAATGATCGCATTACCCGAAGCTCCATTCGCGATCGCACTTCCCCGACTAATCAGCGTATTTTTTCCCGTTTGTCGATCGCGCAAAAACACATCCGAAACGCCGTTCGTATCGCCATCGACAACTTCAGGAGCCGCACTGGTGAAGACAATAAATCGCCCGTCTTCGCTGACCGAATTTGCGCCGACTGTGGAACTCCCGCTACCTGTACGCGAAACTAGATCCGGATTATTATCGCGGCGACTAATCAGCGTTGCGTTTCCAGTCGCGATCGGAATGATAAATCCATCAAATAGTGCATTGCTATCTTCTGCTGTCAAATTCGTTGCAAGACTGACAAAGGTTACAGTACTACCATCGTTACTGATAATGGGAACAGAAGTCGGAGCACCAATGCTACTCGCGATCGTACCTGAAGCGTTATTTCCCACTCCACCTGTTGAAGTTCGGCTAATCAAAAAGGTCGTATTTGTAGAAGTATCCCGCACAAACACGTCTTGCTGATTATTCGTATCGCCATTCACTAAATTCATTGCAAGACTGGTGAAGGCGATTCGGGTTCCATCTGCGTTTAAGCTGGCATTTCCAGAGGCATCATTCCCGATCGCGCCACTACTACTCCGGCTGACTAATGCGGTTTGATTGGTTGTGAGATTGCGAACGAAAACATCGATCGCGTTATTCGCATCATCAGTGACAAGGTTGCTAGAAGAACTGGTGAATGCGATCGCGTTTCCATTGCGGCTGATAATCGGATTTTGTGATCCGGCATTGCTCCCAAATCCACCGACGATATTTCCCGAATCATTTCCCGCACTATTGACGCTAACGAGTTGAATCGTGCCCTGGGGTGAACCAAATTCATCGACTCCTGTCCGCGTCCAGGCAAACACATCAGAAACAGTATTCGTATCCGTGGCAAATCTGCTGGCGGTACTGACGAACGCAACGCGACTTCCATCCTGGCTAATCACCGGATTGATCGAGTTTGCATCTCCTGAGGGTGTCAAGTTCACAACCGTATCGTTGGACGCTTGCCAGAGAAAGATGTCTTCAGAGCGATTCGTATCCCCGAAGCTTAGATTTGTGTAAAGACTGGAAAAAGCAACGTAATTTCCATCGCCGCTGATGACTGGAGAGTTTGCGCCTTGCGTTCGGCTTCTTTCGCCTGTCCGATTGCGGCTGACGTGAATCAGAGGTGCACTCGGTTGACTACGATTCCACACGTACACATCCGGGACTAATCCTGCGTCTGAGAAGAGCAGTTGAGATTGAGTCTGAAAAGCAATCCGGCTGCCATCATCGCTGATACTCGGTGCAGAAGAGTCTTCGATTCCACTGGTTCCGTCTGCGTTGCGGCTGACCAGGGTAATATTGCCAGACGATCGCTCCCAGACGAAGATGTTATCCGCCTGAGTGGTGTTGCCTGTCATCGAAGCGACGAGATCGTTTGCATCGCTGATAAATGCGACGTAGTTTCCGTCAAAGCTAATCACCGGATTGAATGAGGCTCCCGCAGCGCTTCCAGTATTGGTGGCGTTTCGGCTAATCAGCGTGACTCTTTCGGTTGTACGATCGTACAAAAACACATCCGAAGTTCCGTTCGCGTCATTCGGTGAAATCAAAGCGCTACTGGTGAATACGACAAATTGCCCATCACCGCTGGCTGCATTCCGTCCAATGTCATTCAGTCCAACGCTGCCTTTCACCAGAGTCGGATTGCCCATAGAAATCAAATCGACTGGAAGAATTGCGCTGTATTGAGTCTGAGTTTCGGGATTAAATGCGATCGTACTTGCAATCTCTCCAGTATTCACTTCAAGCATCCAATCACCATTAAGACTCGCATTTCCGGTTAGATCATCCGACGCTGCGATATCGGCTCCCGTTAATCGGCTGAAATGTTGAATAAATGCTTGTCCTACTTCTCCCTGAGCCACATCGCAGCCATAAATGAGAATGTCGGCATCCTCGGTGAGAGACTTCGCCCAGCGTTGAAATTCCGACTGATAGCGATCGAGATTTGCACGATCGAGCCAGGTTCCACCGAGTTGAATTCCGCCGGATGTGCCGTGTGAAATGAGGTGCAAACTAGAGATCCCACTCTGTCCCAGTAAGGTTTGGGTGATTTGGTCGATCGCGTCTTGAACAGGATCAAGAACTAGGACTTGCGAATCGGGTTGAAGTCCTGCGATCAACTGCTGATAATTCGGCATCGTTGGATCGATCACAATCAGGGACGAGGCTCGATTGTGAAGCTGTGGAGAGAGGGTTAAGTAATTCTGCGGCAGTGCGATCGTAGAAGCACGATCGAGGTCGGTTGAAAGGGGACGATTCCAGTTTGGTAATCCCGCGAATTCCATAAAGTTCTCCGGTAGGGGCGAGGGTTCTAGTTTGCTCAATCGGTAGATTGCCCAAGTCGGCTGCTAGAACATTCACACCCCTAAACAAAGCGGTGAATTCACGGATTTTTTCCACTAGGAAATTTACGGAATCTTTAGAAGCGACAAAATATCAGATAATATTCTCCAACGTGTGAGGGCATACAATGATTCAAACTCAGAACAATTTGAATATCATTGCGAATCGGTTTGCAAACTGCTCGATCGACAACATTCAATCATTCGGTAGCGGTAACATTAATGACACATTTTTAGTCACATCAAAAGAATCAAAATTTGTATTGCAAAGAATTAATACTCAAGTATTCCGTCAGCCTCAAGCTGTCATGCAAAATATTCGACTTTGCACACAGCATATTTGCGATCGCTTATCAAAATTGCCGCTCGATCGAAGATGGGAAACACCCCAAGTTATTTTTACTTCTGAGAATCACGATCATTCTGTGGATGAAAATGGATCGTTTTGGAGAGCGTTGAGTTTGATTGAAAATTCTCGATCGCATGACACGATTCAAAATCTCGATCATGCTGAGGAAATTGGCTGTGCGTTGGGAATGTTTCACAGCTTGATTAGCGACTTACCACCGGAACAATTAACCGATACGCTAGAAGGCTTTCATATTACGCCGATTTATTTACAGCAGTACGATCGCGTTTTATCCGAAACGACCGTAGCGCGATCGCCGGAGGTGAATTACTGCTTAGAATTTATTCGCGATCGACAATCCTGGGCGCATGTTCTAGAGAATGCAAAAGATTCAGGAAAGTTAACGCTTCGATTAATGCACGGTGATCCAAAGATTAATAATATTTTGATGGACACAACAACCGGAAAAGCTGTAAGTGTGATTGACCTCGATACAGTGAAACCGGGATTAATTCATTATGATATTGGCGATTGTTTGCGATCGGGATGTAATATCGCTGGCGAAGAAACTCAGGATTGGGAATCCGTTCGATTTGAGCCTGATTTGTGTGAAGGCATTCTACGCGGCTATCTCACTGTTGCAAAAACATTCCTCACTGAACAAGACTATCTTCATGTGTTCGATGCAATTCGCCTGATTGCATTTGAATTGGGCTTGCGATTTTTTACTGATTACCTTGCTGGAAATGTCTACTTCAAAACGACTTATCCAGAGCATAATTTGATGCGTGCCTTAGTTCAATTTGCGCTTACTAAAAGCATCGAATCACAAGAATCATCAATTCGTAGCATTATCAAAAATCTTCAATGATTAAGTTCTTTCTATCTCCATTCAATACTGTATGTGATTCAGCGATTCTCAACCTTTCAGGAAGTGTCGATCGCATTGATAATCGATTGATGCTCAAATTCGATCTATTCGATCGACTCTCACAGGTTCTCATTCCGGTTGCAAAATCTCCCAGCCGTCAAGATAATTTATGGCAAACGACCTGTTTTGAATTCTTCATCGGAGTCCAAAACTCCTCGGAATACTGGGAATTTAATCTCTCTCCAAGTAGTGATTGGAACGTTTATCACTTCGAGAATTATCGAGCTGGAATGCAGGAAGAGAAAGTATTTTTGTCATTGCCGTTTGAGATAGAAACGCGATCGCATCACACTTTTCTCTCGATCGATCTTGATCTAAATCTACTCAATCTTAATCAACCGATCGATCTCGGCATTACTGCGGTGATTGAAACAAATCAGCAAATCTCTTACTGGGCGCTCAAACACTGCGGCAAAGAAGCTGATTTTCACATCCGAGAAAGTTTCGCGATCGAACTCTAAAATAAGAAAAAATATTGTGTGAGCGATGTTGACATCTACAGACTTCAGCGGCTTAATCAATCAGCGGTTCTTCAAAAATTTCATGCCGATTCCAGCAACGAATTCTTTAGCGCTAGGACAAGCGACCCCAGAATTTGACCTGCCAGACATCAAGAACGATCGCCGCGTCAAACTCTCGGATTATCGCAACGATCGTCCTGTGATTCTCGCGTTTACTCGCATCTTCACCGAGAAACAGTACTGCCCGTTTTGCTTTCCGCACATCAAAGCCCTCAATGATCAGTATCAAGAATTTGTCGATCGACAAGTCGAACTTTTGATGATCACCAGCACCGACGAGCAACAGAGTAAAAAAGTCGTCGAAGATCTAGGTCTGAAATTTCCGCTTCTGAGTGATCCAAGCTGCAAGGTGTTTTGGAAATACCAAACAGGTCAAGCTTTGGGCGCACCGTTACCTGCTCAATTTTTGCTCGATCGACAAGGCGTTCTAAAATATAAACACCTCTTTTCATTCCTCGATCACAATGCCAGCGTTGAGATGCTGTGTGGTGAAATCGATCGGCTGATCAGGTAAGACAGGACGTAGTTCAAGCTTTACAAATTACCAAAGCCTTTCTTTTTCTTATCTTTACCGCCTTTCTTTTTCTTCCCGCCGCCGCCTTGATAGCCTCTAAATCCAGGTTGCGGAGGACGCATTCCGCCCCCCATCCCCCCAAACGGATTGCCGCCGCCAAACGGATTGGGAAGTCCGCCCATCGGCATCCCGCCCCCCATACCCGGCAAGCCCATTTGACCGGAACCCATTTGCTGCATCAGAGATCGCATTCTCTGGAAGTTACTCACCAACTCGCCAACTTCTTTGTCCGAATGTCCCGATCCTCTAGCAATCCGCTTGCGGCGACTCGGAGAATTTGCCAGCAAATCGGGATTCTTGCGCTCTTCAATAGTCATCGAGCCGATCATCGCTTCGGCTTTTTTCAGTTGCTCTTCGCCTTTGGCAAGCTGTTCTTCGTTCACCATCTTGCCCATACCCGGAATCAGCTTCATCACGCCGCCGAGCGATCCCATGTTCTTGAGCAGACGAGTTTGTTTGAGAAAATCGGTGAAGTCGAATTGTGCAGTGAGAATCTTCTCCTGCATTTTTTCGGCTTCTGCCATGTCTACTTCTTCACGGGCTTTCTCAACCAGCGTGAGGACATCGCCCATTCCCAGAATTCGGGATGCCATCCGCTCTGGATAAAACGGCTGTAACGCATCCACCTTTTCCCCGATCCCGATGAATTTGATCGGCTGTCCAGAAATGCGACGAACGGAAAGCGCTGCACCCCCACGAGTGTCACCGTCCATCTTGGTCAAAATTGCGCCTGTGACCCCGATTTGCTCATGGAACGTGCGCGTTAGATTCGCGGCTTCTTGACCCGTCATCGCATCCACAACGAGCAGCGTTTCGTGCGGTTGGATCGTGTCTTTGATGCGCTTGAGTTCGCCCATCATCGATTCATCGATCTGCAAGCGTCCGGCAGTATCCACGATGACGACATCCACGCCTTCAGCTCTGGCTCTTTCGACCCCTTGACGAGCGATTTCAACCGGATCGGCATCTTTCCCCATGTCGAACACGGGAATGTTGATTTGCTTACCGAGCGCGATTAACTGGTCGATCGCAGCAGGACGATAGACATCGGTTGCGACTAATAAAGCTTTCTTATTTTCTTTTCTCAGATGAAGGGCGAGTTTTGCTGTGGCGGTCGTTTTCCCGGTTCCTTGAAGACCTGCCATGAGTACGATCGTGGGAGCCGTTTCTGCTTCTGCCAAGGGAACATTCGCTTCCCCCATGACTTTGACCAGCTCGTTGTAAACGACCTCGATGAATTGCTGATCGGGACGGACTCCTGCGATCACTTCCGCTCCAAGAGCGTTCTGTTCGACTTCTGCGACAAAATCTTTGACGACTTGGAGGTTTACATCGGCTTCTAAGAGCGCACGACGGACTTCTCTCAAGGCATCTTTGACATTGGATTCAGAAATTTTGTCTTGACCGCGAACTTTTTTCCAGGCTTGTTCTAAGCGATCGGCAAGAGCATCAAACATAAGAGGAAATGATCAGGAAATATCTACTCCAGAGTAGCGTGTTTCTGCCCATCGGAGGCGCAATCTCACGGGCGGAAATCCCACCCAAATTCACGATTCCTTCGTCGCTGCCCGAATCGATCGCATTCCCCAAAACACCAAATCCAAATCCAGCCGAATGTGATCCGATTTCAACAATAAATAAATCAAATTCGCATCGCCTCCGGTGAGCACGATCGCACTTTCTCCAATCTGTTGATTCCAATCCTCGATAAAGCTGCGAATCCCCGCTAAAAGCGTGTTTAAGATGCCGCTCTCGATCGCGCTTTTTGTCGTTCTTGCCCAGCGATCGGGAAGCGTTTCAACCTGTTCGATCAAGGGTAGTGCAGCGGTCTGTTGTCCGAGTGCTTGAAACTGTAAACGGACTCCGGGCACGATCGCGCCGCCAACCAATTCATTTTTCTCGTTCGCGCCTGTAAACGTCATCGCCGTACCGCAATCGATTACGAGGGCTGGACTGCCATAAAGTTCGATCGCACCCCAGAGGGCTAAAGCGCGATCGATCCCCAAAGTAGGATACAGTTGCCGAAGGGGAACTTGATCTAAATCAATGCAGCGCAAGTTGGCAAAGTCGCGCCAATAATCGAGTTGATTCGGGACAACGGACGCAATCCATAGCTCTGAATCAATCTTCAACCCTGGAATTGATTGATAACTTCGGCTAATTCGATCGTTTGAAGAAGTCAAATTATTCTCACCCGGTGAAACTGCTGATCTTTCAGGCGAATGAGGGATATCGTATTTTTCTTGAATTTGATTGTGATTGAATGCAGCCCAGTGTAGACGGGAGTTTCCGATATTTAGCGCGATCCAGGCATCATTGATTAGGCTCATTTATAGGTAAGCTTACTTATTGAAACTTTACAAATCGAGATACAACAGGCGAAAATCAAACTATAAGAGAAATGTTTAACCGTACACACCACTTTTGGGAGATCGTTTATGGTCGCTTCTGCTTCTCGCCCCGCTCGATCGAGAGTTCGTCTCACCACCGAAACGAGCGACATCGCACCGGAAACCACCACGATTCGATCGCTCGACTGGGATCGCGATCGCTTTGATATCGAATTCTCACTAGAAAACGGCACGACCTACAATTCCTTCCTAATTCGCGGTGAGAAGATCGCACTCGTTGACACCTCTCACGCCAAATTTCGCGAACTCTACATTGATGCGCTCAACGAACTGATCGATCCACAGGACATCGATTATCTCATCATCAGCCACACCGAACCGGATCACAGCGGTCTCGTGCGTGATGTCCTCGAATTGAATCCTGACATCACCGTCGTTGCTGCCAAAGTCGCGATTCAGTTCCTCGAAAACTTGGTGCATCAACCGTTCAAGAGCAAAATTGTGAAGAGTGGCGATCGTTTAGATTTGGGCAACGGTCACGAACTCGAATTCGTCTCGGCTCCAAACTTACATTGGCCCGATACCATTTTCACCTACGACCACAAGACTCAAACGCTGTTTACCTGTGATGCGTTCGGAATGCACTTCTGCGACGATCACACCTATGACGAAGATCTGGACATTCTCGAAGCCGAATTTCGTCAATACTACGACTGTCTGATGGCTCCGAATGCTCGATCGGTTCTCGGTGCGATTAAACGTATCAAGGAACTGCCGGAGATTACCACGATCGCAACAGGTCACGGTCCGTTACTGCGCTACAACCTCGAAGAACTGGTTGGACGCTACCAAGACTGGAGCCAAACCCAAGCCAAAGCGACGACAACCGTTGGATTGTTCTACGTTTCAGGGCATGGATACGGCGATCGACTCGTCCAAGCGATCGCCACCGGAATTACCAAAACCGGGGTTGCCGTGGAAATGATGGATCTCCGAGTGGCTGAGCCGCAAGATGTCCGCGAATTGGTCGAACTCTCAAGCGCGATCGTGCTAGGAATGTTTCCTCAAACTGGCGAAATCGCAGAAAACGCTAGAGCCGCACTCGGAACGATTCTTGCTGCTGCAAACTCCAAACAGAACTTTGGACTGTTTGAAGTCGGAGGCGGTAACGATGAAGCCGTGTACCCGATTCGGAATCAGTTCCGCGAGATTGGACTCACGGAAAAATTTGAGCCAATCAAAATCGAAGTTGAACCGACCGAAGCCATTTACCAGCTCTGTGAAGAGTCTGGAACCGATTTAGGACAGTGGCTGACTCGCGATCGCACTGTGAAACAAATGAAAGCGATAGATAACGAACTCGATAAGGCACTCGGTCGCATCAGTGGCGGTCTGTACATCATCACTGCCAAAAAAGGCGACATTTCGAGCGCGATGCTTGCTTCTTGGGTATCACAGGCAAGTTCTGAACCATTGGGAGTCTCGATCGCGGTGGCAAAAGATCGAGCGATCGAATCGTTTCTGCACGTTGGCGATCGCTTTGTGTTGAATGCGCTCGAAGAAGGTAAGTATCAGACTTTGATGAAGCATTTCTTAAAGCGATTTGCGCCGGGAGCCGATCGATTTGCGGATGTCATGACGTATCCGGCGATGAATGGATCGCCCATTTTGGCAGAAGCGCTTGCATATATGGAATGCGAAGTCGTGAGCCGGATGGAATGTAGCGATCACTGGATTGTTTACAGTACTGTGACGGCTGGACGAGTCGCGAAGGCGGATGCGCTAACTGCGGTTCACCATCGGAAGGTGGGGAATCACTATTAGTGTGAAGTTGGGGTGAGAGTGGGGAGTACAGTTTTAGTTCTCCCGCTTGCAAACTGCCGCTTATCTCCACTCGAAACCCATCAACCCCCCACTCCCCTACCCCCCACTCCCTACCCCTCCTCCCCCATGCTTCAGACCAAACCCAGAGACGTACAAGTCGCCGAAATCGCGCAAAATACTTGGATTCTACGATCGCGCACTTGGGATCGCCTGAAATTTGAAGTCGAATACGCACGACAAAAAGGCACCACTGCAAACAGCTATCTGATTCAGGCAGACAAAAACGCCCTGATCGATCCGCCGGGTGGCTCATTCACCGATATTTTTCTCAAAGAACTTCACAATCACCAGTATTTTCAAAAGCTGGATTATCTGATTCTGGGTCACGTCAATTCCAACCGAATTGAAACGATCGAGCGACTGCTAGAGATTGCGCCACAAATTACGATCGTGTGTTCTCGTCCTGCCGCCAATACGCTCAAAGCAGCATTTCCGAATCGATCGCTAAACATTACGGCGGTGCGCGGTGAAGAAGTCCTCGATTTAGGCAAAGGTCATGAGCTACAGTTCGCCTTTGTGCCGACACCGCGATGGGTCGATGGCATTTGCACGTTTGACCCCGCAACCCGAATTCTTTACACCGATAAACTGTTCGGTGCTCACATTTGCGATGACGCGATTTTTGATGAGAACTGGAAACAGCTTGACGACGATCGACATTATTATTTCGATTGTCTGCATGCGGCGCAATCGAAACAAGTGGAAGATGCGATCGACAAACTCGCTCGATTTCGCCCGAAATGGTATGCGGTTGGTCACGGTCCGATCGTCCGTTACAGTCAAAGCCGCCTAAAGCTCGAATACCTCGAATGGTGCGAACAGCAGAAAACCCAGGAACTTTCAGTCGCATTGCTATATACTTCTGCGTACGGAAATACGGCATCGGTAGCACACGCGATCGCGAAAGGTCTGACTGATTCCGAAATCAAAGTCGAATCGATTAACTGTGAGTTAGTTGATCCAAATGAGATTACAACCGCGATCGAACAATGCGATGGTTTTGTGATTGGTTCTCCCACGCTCGGCGGACATGCTCCAACCCAGATGCAAACAGCGCTTGGATTGGTGCTTTCGACCGCATCGAAAACGAAAATTGCGGGTGTGTTCGGGTCGTATGGCTGGAGTGGAGAAGCGATCGACTTACTCGAAAGCCGACTGCAAGATGCTGGATTTGCGTTCGGATTCGATACGATTCGGGTCAAATTCAAGCCAACTGATGAAGTGATTCAACAGTGTGAAGCAGCGGGAACCGAATTTGCTCAAGCGTTGAAGAAAACGAAAAAAGTCAGAGCACCGAGACAAGGAGCCGTGGAAGCACAAAGCGATCGCACCGAACAAGCGATCGGACGGGTGATCGGTTCGCTTTGCGTGATTACTGCGAATCAAGGCGGCGCACCGTTTGGGATTTTGACTTCTTGGGTGTCTCAAGCGACCTTTACGCCGCCAGGAATTACGATTTCGATTCCGAAAGATCGAGCAGAAGGCGTTTTAGATCAAGCAGAAATCCCGTTTGTGCTGAACATTCTCAAGGAAGGGCGCAACGTGCGGCGGAATTTCTTAAGAGCGACTGCACCGGGAGAAGATCGCTTTGCTGAACTCAGTACCGAAACAGCATCGAATGGGTGTCCAATTTTGTTGGATGCGCTGGCTTATCTCGAATGCAAAGTCGAAAGCCGGATGAATTGCGGTGATCATTGGTTGCTGTATGCGACGGTTGAGAATGGCAAGGTGTTAGAGGCAACGGGTGTGACAGCGGTTCAGCATCGGAAGACAGCAACCGCCTATTGATAGATTGTGGAGCGGGCAGGATGCCCGCTGCTGGGGATCAGGCAAGATGCCTGCCCCACAGTTATTGCTCATTTTGGTTCTATCGTGCGGGTTCACAATTCAAAATCGCATCCAACAGAATATCCGCCCCAAATCGAACCGGATCGGTACAAGGCAGATTCGTTTCTTCCTGAATTAATGCGATCGCTCTCCATGCCGCATCTTGATCTAAATGTGCGGTATTGAGCGCGATCGCTGCAACTTTACAGGGCGTAAATGATCCACCTGCTGCCGCTAATGTTTCATACACTTGCACCACAGTTTTCAATGGCGGAATCGAAACATGCGGAAATGTCCGAATCTGTAGTTGTCCGGCTCGATGCACCAAAATTAAATGCGTCGGTTGCGATCCTCTCAGTAAGGGTAAGGTTGCAGTCGAAGCTGGATTAAAAATCGAGCCTTGTCCCTCAACGTGGAGCAAATCAAAATCGCCGTAACGCATCACCAACTGTTCAACGGCTCCCGCAGCAAAATCGACCCGAATCGCATCGAGCGGAATGCCATCACCAGAAATCATCATTCCAGCTTGTCCAGTGCCGAGAAACTTCGATCGTATTCCTCGCTTTTGAGCCGCTCGATCGAGTTCCAGACTGGTAGACATTTTGCCGATACTCATGTCCGTTCCGACCGTGAGAATTCTCAAATTCGAGAGCGATCGTGCCGCACCGCTGCCAACTTTTAATCCTGGTGGTTCTTGGCGAATATCCCAGATCCATTGTTCCGGTTTTAATTGGTCTTTGAATCGAGGAGATAAAGCGGTGTGTAGACCATTCACGATCGACATTCCTGACTCGATCGCCTGTTCAATCTCACCCAACCAAGCTTCCGGTAAAATTCCGCCCGATGGCGCAATGCCAATCAATAACACGGTTGGCTGATAGCTCAAAGCATCGTGCATCGAACTGACGATTGGAGCTTCACACGAAATCGAAGTT contains:
- a CDS encoding DUF1611 domain-containing protein: MLQSSDRVAVLLHDGIQGTQGKTGLTFTRYRSESVVAIIDQQTAGQSFSALTSISCEAPIVSSMHDALSYQPTVLLIGIAPSGGILPEAWLGEIEQAIESGMSIVNGLHTALSPRFKDQLKPEQWIWDIRQEPPGLKVGSGAARSLSNLRILTVGTDMSIGKMSTSLELDRAAQKRGIRSKFLGTGQAGMMISGDGIPLDAIRVDFAAGAVEQLVMRYGDFDLLHVEGQGSIFNPASTATLPLLRGSQPTHLILVHRAGQLQIRTFPHVSIPPLKTVVQVYETLAAAGGSFTPCKVAAIALNTAHLDQDAAWRAIALIQEETNLPCTDPVRFGADILLDAILNCEPAR